In the Deltaproteobacteria bacterium genome, one interval contains:
- the tsaD gene encoding tRNA (adenosine(37)-N6)-threonylcarbamoyltransferase complex transferase subunit TsaD — protein sequence MLVLGLESSCDETAAAVVEDGCRALSDVVASQVDVHARFGGVVPELASRRHIANVVPVVDAALADAGVSLDDIDGIAVTRGPGLVGALLVALQTAKAMAYARGLPLVGVHHLEGHLTAIDLEPPPHPPFPHLALLVSGGHTSIIRVDGRGALVELGATRDDAAGEAFDKVAKMLGLGYPGGVQIDRLARGGDPTGVPMPRLMAKAETGYDFSFSGVKTAVLNWLRDHGVPSGQALADLCASFQATVVEVLVRKTRQAVADTGLTAVQLAGGVAANSALRAALRAAGAEDGFDVFIPSPGRCTDNAAMIAAAGYHKLVAGERAPLDLNATASLRLPAP from the coding sequence ATGCTCGTGCTCGGGCTCGAGAGTTCCTGCGACGAAACGGCCGCCGCGGTGGTCGAAGACGGCTGCCGCGCGCTGTCGGACGTCGTGGCGTCGCAGGTCGACGTTCACGCGCGGTTCGGCGGCGTCGTGCCCGAGCTGGCGTCGCGCCGGCACATCGCCAACGTCGTGCCGGTCGTCGACGCCGCGCTCGCCGACGCCGGCGTGTCGCTCGACGACATCGACGGCATCGCGGTCACCCGTGGCCCCGGCCTCGTCGGCGCGCTGCTCGTCGCGCTGCAGACCGCCAAGGCGATGGCCTACGCGCGCGGACTGCCGCTCGTCGGCGTGCACCACCTCGAAGGGCACCTCACGGCCATCGACCTCGAGCCGCCGCCGCACCCGCCGTTTCCGCACCTGGCGCTGCTCGTGTCCGGCGGCCACACGTCGATCATCCGGGTCGACGGGCGGGGCGCGCTGGTCGAACTCGGCGCGACGCGCGACGACGCGGCGGGCGAGGCGTTCGACAAGGTGGCCAAGATGCTCGGTCTCGGCTACCCGGGAGGCGTCCAGATCGACCGGCTCGCGCGCGGCGGCGACCCGACCGGCGTGCCGATGCCCAGGCTGATGGCGAAGGCCGAAACCGGCTACGACTTCTCGTTCAGCGGCGTCAAGACCGCGGTGCTCAACTGGCTGCGCGACCACGGCGTCCCGTCCGGCCAGGCGCTCGCCGACCTGTGCGCGAGCTTCCAGGCGACGGTCGTCGAGGTGCTCGTCCGCAAGACCCGCCAGGCGGTCGCCGACACCGGCCTGACCGCCGTGCAGCTCGCCGGCGGGGTCGCCGCCAACTCCGCGCTGCGCGCCGCACTGCGCGCCGCTGGCGCCGAGGACGGCTTCGACGTGTTCATCCCGTCGCCCGGTCGTTGCACCGACAACGCCGCGATGATCGCGGCCGCCGGCTACCACAAGCTGGTGGCCGGCGAGCGCGCCCCGCTCGACCTCAACGCGACCGCGAGCCTGCGGTTGCCGGCACCGTGA
- a CDS encoding tetratricopeptide repeat protein, protein LGDLEALAVISKLYFEGLVVEAPAEPDDVDLGADVVDGVLGRRTDRVPVVPPAADAAGALRERGARADTPVEVPPVPAAGDAAATRAPDRADDEGNGAGAETRRRSTLRGLQKAELAVAPAEAADGPADGEVAAEAPGTASASSVGADGEVAAEAPDAAGAALAAGDALAAGDGDAAAAPAATDPAAADATPSGEWDASATDPTPLPPPVPGTLLDDSGAHPAVPDSGRHVISSAGADIHSVSGEVAVQPAPPEPDVPARELLTIEPSVRRRSAVLQAIEELEPVAPALDDLTPRVEDGRADDARDRAADAPPEPAGERTVDAAPPGRSLAPLAAIAAVAAIGVGAYVLGGRDTPRTAARPDAGGTAVAAAAPVVATPPRDAADAATPPPRMPPADAALAPPAVAPRPAPAPAPPRPARPDAAPARPAPADAAPVRPAARAAVRYDAGAPPAADPRAAYRAARAAYRARRYADALAAIDRALAAAPDDPRYLDLKANALLALGRRDEARAAADRAVQVAPNRASAWLTKGMIHYELEDYDAARAAFERYLDLDPISPRSDDIRDLLDSM, encoded by the coding sequence CTCGGCGACCTCGAAGCGCTCGCGGTCATCTCGAAGCTGTACTTCGAGGGACTCGTGGTCGAGGCGCCAGCGGAGCCGGACGACGTGGACCTCGGCGCGGACGTGGTCGACGGCGTGCTCGGCCGGCGCACGGACCGCGTGCCGGTCGTGCCGCCCGCGGCCGACGCGGCCGGCGCGCTGCGCGAGCGCGGCGCGCGCGCCGACACGCCGGTCGAGGTGCCGCCGGTGCCGGCCGCCGGGGATGCGGCGGCGACGCGCGCACCGGACCGCGCGGACGACGAGGGGAACGGCGCGGGCGCGGAGACGCGGCGGCGGTCGACGCTGCGCGGGCTGCAGAAGGCGGAGCTCGCGGTCGCGCCGGCCGAGGCGGCCGACGGTCCGGCGGACGGCGAGGTCGCCGCGGAGGCACCCGGTACGGCGTCCGCATCCTCGGTCGGCGCGGACGGCGAGGTGGCCGCAGAGGCACCGGACGCCGCCGGCGCGGCACTCGCCGCCGGCGACGCGCTCGCCGCCGGCGACGGGGACGCCGCCGCCGCGCCCGCGGCCACCGACCCGGCCGCCGCGGACGCGACGCCGTCGGGCGAGTGGGACGCGTCCGCGACCGACCCGACGCCGCTGCCGCCGCCGGTGCCGGGCACGCTGCTGGACGACTCGGGGGCGCACCCGGCCGTGCCCGACTCGGGCCGCCACGTGATCTCGTCGGCCGGCGCCGACATCCACTCGGTGTCCGGCGAAGTGGCGGTCCAGCCGGCGCCGCCCGAGCCCGACGTGCCGGCGCGCGAACTGTTGACCATCGAACCATCCGTGCGCCGCCGGTCGGCGGTGTTGCAGGCGATCGAAGAGCTGGAGCCGGTCGCACCCGCGCTCGACGACCTCACTCCGCGCGTGGAGGACGGGCGCGCCGACGATGCGCGCGACCGTGCTGCGGACGCCCCGCCGGAGCCGGCCGGCGAACGCACCGTGGACGCCGCGCCGCCAGGGCGGTCGCTGGCACCGCTGGCGGCGATCGCGGCCGTCGCCGCGATCGGCGTCGGCGCGTACGTGCTCGGTGGCCGCGACACGCCGCGAACGGCCGCGCGGCCGGATGCCGGCGGCACCGCCGTCGCCGCCGCGGCGCCGGTCGTCGCGACGCCCCCACGCGATGCGGCGGACGCCGCCACGCCACCGCCGCGCATGCCGCCGGCGGACGCGGCTTTGGCCCCGCCGGCGGTCGCGCCGCGCCCGGCCCCCGCGCCGGCGCCCCCGCGCCCGGCGCGACCGGACGCCGCCCCGGCCCGACCCGCGCCAGCGGACGCGGCGCCGGTTCGCCCCGCTGCGCGCGCCGCGGTGCGGTACGACGCGGGCGCACCGCCGGCCGCCGATCCCCGGGCCGCCTACCGCGCCGCGCGCGCCGCCTACCGCGCCCGGCGCTACGCCGACGCGCTGGCGGCCATCGACCGCGCGCTCGCCGCCGCACCGGATGACCCGCGCTACCTCGACCTCAAGGCGAATGCGCTGCTCGCGCTCGGCCGGCGCGACGAGGCGCGCGCCGCGGCCGACCGCGCCGTGCAGGTCGCGCCCAACCGCGCGTCGGCGTGGCTCACGAAGGGCATGATCCACTACGAACTCGAAGACTACGACGCCGCCCGCGCCGCGTTCGAGCGCTACCTCGACCTCGACCCGATCAGCCCGCGATCGGACGACATCCGCGACCTGCTCGACAGCATGTGA
- the rsmA gene encoding ribosomal RNA small subunit methyltransferase A, whose amino-acid sequence MTVDARELLRRYGLSAKKSWGQNFLVNDGVYRTIVDATVESDADWIVEIGSGLGTLTARLSDRVPAGRVIAVERDRDMIAVLRGELGDRPNVDIAERDAKQVDYGAIAARRGGPVAVCGNLPYQISSPILFSLIDQRRHVARAVVMLQREVAERLVAPPGTRAYGAVTAILGAVADVDLVARVRPGSFFPPPKVESAVVAIRPLARPRAAIADERHFRDVVHAAFAQRRKTVRNALRAAFPAAAVDAAFAAAGVDGARRGETLSIEELAAVAAGLPHREA is encoded by the coding sequence GTGACCGTGGACGCGCGCGAGCTGCTGCGGCGCTACGGGCTGTCGGCGAAGAAGTCGTGGGGCCAGAACTTTCTGGTCAACGACGGCGTCTACCGCACGATCGTCGACGCGACCGTCGAATCGGACGCCGACTGGATCGTCGAGATCGGCAGCGGCCTCGGCACGCTCACGGCGCGCCTGTCCGACCGCGTGCCGGCCGGGCGCGTCATCGCGGTCGAGCGCGACCGCGACATGATCGCGGTGCTGCGCGGCGAACTCGGCGACCGGCCGAACGTCGATATCGCCGAACGCGACGCCAAGCAGGTCGACTACGGCGCGATCGCCGCGCGCCGCGGCGGGCCGGTCGCCGTGTGCGGCAACCTCCCCTATCAGATCTCGTCGCCGATCCTGTTTTCGCTGATCGACCAGCGGCGGCACGTCGCGCGCGCGGTCGTGATGCTCCAGCGCGAGGTCGCCGAGCGTCTCGTCGCCCCGCCCGGCACCCGGGCCTACGGCGCGGTCACCGCGATCCTCGGCGCCGTCGCCGACGTCGACCTCGTGGCGCGCGTGCGGCCGGGCTCGTTCTTCCCGCCGCCCAAGGTCGAGTCGGCCGTCGTCGCGATCCGCCCGCTGGCCCGGCCGCGCGCCGCGATCGCCGACGAGCGCCACTTTCGCGACGTGGTGCACGCCGCGTTCGCGCAGCGCCGCAAGACCGTGCGCAACGCGCTGCGCGCCGCGTTTCCCGCCGCCGCGGTGGACGCGGCGTTCGCCGCGGCGGGCGTCGACGGCGCGCGGCGCGGCGAGACGCTGTCGATCGAGGAGCTGGC